One window of the Daphnia pulex isolate KAP4 chromosome 8, ASM2113471v1 genome contains the following:
- the LOC124201047 gene encoding prisilkin-39-like, with translation MASLKITALILAAMVVVAYAEEAAKRDLDSSESKKKGYRGGYSSGYGGHGGYGQSHYQPSSYGGYSSGYGHGGYGQSHYQPSSYGGYNSGYGGHSGYSQSYYQPSYQPSYSYQPSYQPSYSYQPSYSHSYQPSYQSHSYQPSYQSSYSYEPSYSHY, from the exons ATGGCTTCCTTGAAA ATTACCGCACTGATCCTTGCAGCTATGGTTGTCGTAGCTTACGCCGAAGAGGCCGCAAAACGGGACTTGGATTCTTCAGAGTCTAAAAAGAAAGGCTACCGTGGAG GTTACAGCAGTGGATACGGTGGTCACGGCGGATATGGTCAATCTCACTACCAGCCATCCTCTTATGGAG gTTACAGCAGCGGATACGGTCACGGAGGATATGGACAATCTCACTACCAACCATCTTCATACggag GTTACAACAGCGGATATGGTGGACACTCTGGATACAGCCAAAGTTATTACCAACCTTCCTACCAGCCTTCTTACTCTTACCAACCTTCCTATCAGCCTTCCTATTCCTACCAACCTTCCTATTCTCACTCCTATCAGCCTTCTTACCAATCCCACTCCTACCAGCCATCCTACCAGTCGTCGTACTCTTACGAACCATCCTACTCCCATTACTAA